The Corynebacterium glaucum genome includes a region encoding these proteins:
- a CDS encoding vWA domain-containing protein: MANAYSSRGPRRGARYRAYTPGPDPLAPPPDLAKAVRAIANDVMAGYSAEQALREYLRRGGQGLEGYDDLMARLAERRQAMLAKHNLTGTLRDVQKLLDEAVLAERGQLARDVEMDDLDRSMREMTLDNLPDSPAAAVSELGEYEWASREAREKFDQIKDLLGREMLDQRFAGMKGALENATDEDRAAVAEMLRDLNVLLGKHRAGMATDADFEEFMAKHGHQFPENPKNIDELVELLAQRSAAAQRMLNSMTEEQRRELMELAAQAFGSEELMNLVSELDANLRGIRPDLDWTSGEQFSGDDPLGLGEASRAMRDIGRMDQLADTLAGARPGDIDLDDIADLLGEDAATNAQMLKDLERALRDSGLLNKGESGSLQLSPRAMRMLGKALLDDAAQHLSNREGQRDTRLAGQTGEATGGTRPWEFGDTQPWDTTRTITNAIQRTVAEGGDLAGGLAGGVRIQVGDIEVVETEARTRNAVALLVDTSFSMAMEGRWTPMKQTALALHHLMSTQFRGDELTLIGFGRYAQTLSIEELTGLPPIQEQGTNLHHALLLAEQFFTRHPALDPTLLIVTDGEPTSMLTEWGEAHFNWPTDRITLARTIDALDSVTKRGARITFFRLADDPGLIALLDAMANRAGANVVAPDLNELGGAVVGEYLRGWF; encoded by the coding sequence ATGGCTAACGCCTATTCTTCGCGCGGGCCAAGGCGGGGCGCCCGTTACCGCGCGTATACGCCGGGGCCGGACCCGCTGGCTCCGCCGCCGGATCTGGCCAAGGCGGTGCGTGCCATCGCGAACGATGTGATGGCGGGCTACTCGGCGGAGCAGGCGCTTCGCGAGTATCTGCGGCGAGGCGGTCAAGGCCTCGAAGGCTATGACGATCTGATGGCGCGTTTGGCTGAGCGTCGACAAGCAATGCTTGCGAAGCACAACCTGACCGGAACCTTGCGCGACGTGCAGAAACTGCTTGATGAAGCTGTACTTGCGGAGCGCGGCCAGCTCGCGCGCGACGTGGAGATGGACGACCTCGACCGCTCCATGCGCGAGATGACCTTGGACAACCTGCCGGATTCGCCTGCGGCTGCCGTGAGCGAGCTCGGCGAGTACGAGTGGGCTTCGCGCGAGGCGCGTGAGAAGTTCGACCAGATCAAGGACCTGCTCGGCCGCGAGATGCTGGATCAGCGTTTCGCTGGCATGAAGGGCGCGCTGGAGAACGCGACGGATGAGGACCGCGCGGCTGTGGCCGAGATGCTGCGCGACCTGAACGTACTGCTGGGCAAGCACCGTGCCGGCATGGCCACCGATGCCGACTTCGAGGAGTTCATGGCCAAGCACGGCCACCAGTTCCCGGAGAACCCGAAGAATATCGACGAGCTGGTGGAGCTGCTCGCCCAGCGTTCGGCCGCCGCGCAGCGCATGCTGAATTCGATGACGGAGGAGCAGCGCCGTGAGCTCATGGAACTCGCCGCCCAGGCTTTCGGCTCCGAGGAACTGATGAACCTGGTCTCGGAGCTGGACGCAAACCTGCGCGGGATCCGCCCCGACCTCGATTGGACCTCCGGCGAGCAGTTTTCCGGCGACGATCCGCTGGGCCTCGGCGAAGCTTCTCGCGCCATGCGCGACATCGGCCGCATGGACCAGCTCGCTGACACGCTTGCTGGCGCGCGCCCCGGCGACATCGATTTGGACGACATCGCCGACCTGCTCGGCGAGGACGCCGCCACCAACGCCCAGATGCTCAAAGACCTCGAGCGCGCACTGCGAGACTCGGGCCTGCTGAACAAGGGAGAGTCCGGCTCACTGCAGCTTTCGCCTCGCGCAATGCGCATGCTGGGCAAAGCATTGCTTGACGACGCCGCGCAGCACCTGTCCAACCGCGAAGGCCAGCGCGACACGCGCCTTGCTGGGCAGACCGGTGAGGCCACGGGCGGGACCCGGCCCTGGGAGTTCGGCGACACGCAGCCGTGGGACACCACCCGCACGATCACGAACGCGATCCAGCGCACGGTGGCCGAGGGCGGTGATCTTGCTGGCGGGCTTGCAGGCGGCGTGCGCATCCAAGTCGGCGACATCGAAGTCGTCGAGACCGAAGCGCGCACCCGCAACGCCGTGGCGCTCTTGGTAGACACCTCGTTTTCCATGGCGATGGAGGGTCGGTGGACGCCGATGAAGCAAACCGCGCTCGCACTGCACCACCTGATGTCCACGCAGTTCCGCGGCGACGAGCTCACGCTCATCGGTTTCGGGCGCTACGCCCAGACGCTGTCAATCGAGGAGCTCACCGGGTTGCCACCCATCCAGGAGCAAGGCACGAACCTGCACCACGCGCTGTTGCTCGCGGAGCAGTTCTTCACCCGCCACCCCGCGCTCGACCCGACGCTGTTGATTGTCACCGACGGCGAGCCAACTTCGATGCTCACCGAATGGGGCGAAGCGCACTTCAACTGGCCAACCGACCGCATCACGCTTGCCCGCACCATTGACGCGCTCGATTCGGTGACTAAGCGCGGCGCGCGCATCACCTTCTTCCGGCTTGCCGACGACCCGGGCCTGATCGCCCTCCTCGACGCCATGGCAAACCGCGCTGGCGCGAACGTCGTCGCACCGGACCTGAACGAGCTCGGCGGCGCTGTCGTCGGCGAGTACTTGCGTGGCTGGTTCTAG
- a CDS encoding magnesium chelatase — MSQAPSLSTLGELRATGATYKPVRQELRDNLLAKLRTGEDPWPGLHGLENTVIPQVERAILAGHDIVLLGERGQGKTRLLRTLPLLLDEWTPVLKDSELREHPLHPITDAAKRRIETDGDATPITWLHRSERYSEKLATPDTSVADLIGDVDPMRVAEGRRLGDPETIHYGLIPRSNRGIVAINELPDLAERIQVAMLNVMEEADIQIRGYMLRLPLDVLVVASANPEDYTNRGRIITPLKDRFGAEVRTHYPLELDAEIAVIRQEADLVAQVPDVIMEILARFTRALRESDAVNQRAGVSARFAIAGAETVAAAAQRRAAVRGEDEAVARLVDLEAAVDVLGGKVEFEHGEEGREWEILEYLLRNAVAEAVRGRIRGLDFGPLIEALDGNTFITTGEQVTAREFLEGLPSLSSSLYDDLSNAFDASSDGERAAAIELGVEALYLTRKISKDSGEGETIYG; from the coding sequence ATGAGCCAAGCTCCAAGCCTGTCCACCCTCGGCGAGCTGCGTGCCACCGGGGCAACCTACAAGCCCGTTCGCCAGGAACTGCGCGACAACCTGCTGGCCAAACTCCGCACTGGTGAAGATCCGTGGCCGGGCCTGCACGGTCTCGAAAACACTGTCATTCCGCAGGTAGAGCGCGCAATCCTCGCCGGGCACGACATCGTGCTGCTCGGCGAGCGCGGCCAGGGCAAGACTCGCCTGTTGCGCACGCTCCCATTGCTTCTCGACGAATGGACGCCCGTCCTTAAAGACTCCGAGCTGCGCGAGCACCCACTGCACCCAATCACGGACGCCGCGAAGCGCCGCATCGAAACCGACGGCGACGCCACCCCGATCACCTGGCTGCACCGCTCCGAGCGCTACTCGGAGAAGCTGGCCACCCCAGACACCTCTGTCGCGGACCTGATCGGTGACGTCGACCCAATGCGCGTGGCCGAGGGCCGCCGCCTGGGAGACCCGGAGACCATCCACTACGGCCTGATCCCCCGCTCCAACCGCGGCATCGTGGCCATCAACGAGCTGCCGGATCTGGCCGAGCGCATCCAGGTCGCCATGCTCAACGTCATGGAGGAGGCCGACATCCAGATCCGCGGCTACATGCTGCGCTTGCCGCTGGATGTGCTGGTGGTCGCCTCTGCGAACCCGGAGGATTACACCAACCGCGGCCGCATCATCACCCCGCTCAAAGACCGCTTCGGCGCGGAGGTGCGCACCCACTACCCGCTTGAGCTGGACGCGGAGATCGCCGTGATCCGCCAGGAGGCCGACTTGGTGGCGCAGGTCCCGGACGTGATCATGGAGATTCTCGCCCGCTTCACCCGAGCGCTTCGCGAGTCCGATGCCGTTAATCAGCGCGCCGGCGTCTCCGCCCGTTTCGCAATCGCCGGCGCGGAGACGGTCGCCGCCGCAGCCCAGCGCCGCGCTGCCGTGCGCGGGGAGGACGAGGCCGTGGCCCGCCTGGTCGACCTCGAAGCCGCCGTCGACGTCCTCGGCGGCAAGGTCGAGTTCGAGCACGGCGAGGAAGGCCGCGAGTGGGAAATCCTCGAATACCTCCTGCGCAACGCCGTCGCCGAAGCTGTGCGCGGACGCATCCGCGGCCTCGACTTCGGCCCGCTCATCGAAGCGCTCGACGGCAACACCTTCATCACCACCGGCGAGCAGGTCACCGCTCGCGAGTTCCTGGAAGGTTTGCCCAGCTTGAGCAGTTCGCTTTACGACGACCTGTCGAACGCCTTCGACGCTTCCAGCGACGGCGAGCGCGCCGCCGCGATCGAGCTGGGCGTGGAAGCGCTGTACCTGACGCGCAAGATCTCGAAGGACTCCGGAGAGGGCGAGACAATCTATGGCTAA
- a CDS encoding histidine phosphatase family protein — protein sequence MDGSEKLDVDELLIEGLPVDLEVEPLKLSPKVPNFMPTTILLIRHGQTPTTGTVLPGRAPGLHLSEKGQEQARKVAEGIEHVDAIFTSPLERTQETAAPLAEKFRKEPLLEDALLEADFGTWTGEKLADLAKLPEWETVQKTPSQFRFPGGESFVEMQERIVAGLKRIAAAHPGQVVACFSHADPIKAALTHFAGKPLDEFQKAQAEPGSVAKLEL from the coding sequence GTGGATGGTTCAGAGAAATTAGACGTGGATGAACTGTTGATCGAGGGGCTTCCCGTTGATCTCGAAGTTGAGCCGCTCAAGCTAAGTCCGAAGGTTCCCAACTTTATGCCCACCACCATCCTCCTCATCCGCCACGGGCAGACGCCGACCACCGGCACCGTCCTGCCGGGCCGCGCGCCGGGCCTCCACCTGTCAGAAAAAGGCCAGGAGCAGGCACGCAAGGTCGCCGAGGGCATCGAGCACGTCGACGCGATCTTCACTTCGCCGCTCGAGCGCACCCAGGAAACCGCCGCGCCGCTCGCGGAAAAGTTCAGGAAAGAGCCTCTGCTTGAGGACGCTCTCTTGGAAGCCGATTTCGGCACATGGACCGGAGAAAAGCTCGCCGACCTGGCGAAGCTGCCCGAGTGGGAGACGGTGCAGAAAACCCCGAGCCAGTTTCGCTTTCCCGGCGGGGAGAGTTTCGTGGAGATGCAGGAGCGCATCGTCGCGGGCCTGAAGCGAATCGCGGCCGCGCACCCGGGCCAGGTCGTCGCCTGCTTCTCCCACGCCGACCCGATCAAGGCTGCGCTGACTCACTTCGCCGGTAAACCCTTGGACGAGTTTCAAAAGGCCCAGGCGGAACCAGGGTCCGTCGCAAAGCTTGAGCTCTGA
- a CDS encoding SCO1664 family protein — MIAVNFEAQLNLLTHGEVGFVGQITESSNAAFIVELSLDDDYAWAIYKPEAGEQYLHDFLPGLWRRERAAFLLSQWLGWNQVPPTVVRDVEPFGVGSLQFYVDNDGSHYFPLVETREDLHEQFFKLAVFDLLANNTDRKSGHVLLGKIGDRGESGVSGERVWGIDQGLCFHEDPKLRTVIWEFAHTPIPDEWLAAIEPLTESVPDQVAELLTDPEVEALKSRAGRLVRLPWLPEPRSQYQFPWPLV, encoded by the coding sequence CTGATAGCCGTGAACTTTGAGGCCCAGCTGAACCTGCTGACCCACGGCGAGGTGGGCTTTGTCGGGCAGATCACCGAGTCATCCAACGCGGCGTTTATCGTGGAGCTTTCGCTTGACGACGACTACGCCTGGGCGATCTACAAACCCGAAGCGGGGGAGCAATACCTGCACGATTTTCTGCCTGGATTGTGGCGGCGCGAACGGGCGGCCTTCTTGCTCTCGCAGTGGCTGGGGTGGAATCAGGTGCCGCCGACGGTGGTGCGCGACGTAGAGCCGTTCGGGGTGGGGTCGCTGCAGTTTTACGTGGACAACGACGGGTCGCATTACTTCCCGCTGGTGGAGACGCGCGAGGATTTGCACGAGCAGTTCTTCAAGCTGGCGGTGTTTGATCTACTGGCGAACAACACCGACCGCAAGTCAGGGCACGTGTTGCTGGGCAAGATTGGCGACCGCGGTGAGAGCGGTGTGAGCGGCGAGCGAGTGTGGGGGATTGACCAGGGGCTGTGCTTCCACGAGGACCCAAAGCTGCGGACGGTGATTTGGGAATTTGCACACACTCCGATTCCCGACGAGTGGCTGGCCGCGATCGAACCGCTGACGGAGTCCGTGCCTGATCAGGTTGCGGAGCTGCTTACCGATCCCGAGGTGGAAGCGCTGAAGAGCCGTGCGGGCCGGCTGGTGCGCCTGCCGTGGCTGCCCGAGCCGCGGTCGCAGTACCAGTTCCCTTGGCCGCTGGTGTAG
- a CDS encoding DUF1707 SHOCT-like domain-containing protein, which translates to MSDTPETRIGHADRNAALDKLGTHFADGYLNLGEFEDRTARVANASTRSELDALFADLPQGPASPTNLPATSSAGSTKEATPVDPVEAELEEKLESKKRVDAVTIALWLAGAGGVFLTNKFVAVDLMWIMLPVAVVLAVVTYVLYDRAGLSWKEMEVLEEIQEEREKERAERLRIADKRRKELGN; encoded by the coding sequence TTGTCCGATACCCCCGAGACCCGAATTGGCCATGCAGACCGCAACGCCGCGCTAGACAAACTGGGGACACACTTCGCGGACGGCTACCTGAACCTGGGCGAATTTGAAGACCGCACAGCGCGGGTGGCAAACGCCAGCACCCGCAGCGAACTCGATGCCCTGTTTGCCGATTTGCCGCAGGGGCCGGCCTCGCCGACAAACCTTCCTGCAACGTCCAGCGCCGGGTCGACCAAGGAGGCGACTCCGGTCGACCCTGTTGAGGCTGAGCTGGAAGAGAAGCTAGAGAGCAAGAAGCGGGTCGACGCCGTGACGATCGCGCTGTGGCTCGCTGGCGCGGGCGGCGTGTTCCTGACGAATAAGTTCGTCGCCGTCGACTTGATGTGGATCATGCTGCCGGTTGCTGTCGTGCTCGCGGTGGTGACGTACGTCCTCTACGACCGTGCAGGCCTGAGCTGGAAAGAAATGGAAGTGCTCGAGGAGATCCAGGAGGAGCGCGAGAAGGAGCGGGCGGAACGCCTCCGCATCGCAGATAAGCGTCGCAAAGAATTGGGGAATTAG